Proteins encoded in a region of the Pelobates fuscus isolate aPelFus1 chromosome 11, aPelFus1.pri, whole genome shotgun sequence genome:
- the LOC134577368 gene encoding G-protein coupled receptor family C group 5 member C-like isoform X2 gives MASRYLLFIALLNFMKAGSTQNLTTSVPGLQKISVMPKGCGHDIKSMYFVLCDLNATWGIIIEAVAALGIVFTFVLLLIFLALAPSVIRDERKGSLAINAMFLVGVFGLFALVFSFLIAPTAVICECRRFLFGVLFAMCFSCLVAHSVRLNYLLFQNRGPGGCLIFFLALGLFMVEAIINVAWLPITNVRHNLLSPSQPDSPCNITNQDFVTALVYVMFLILASLFIPCPVFFGHYLQWKRHGKYIALTAFSSLVIWITWIVMYIYGVEQLGYMKNWDDFILAVALIVNGWVFILFYIIPELVEMTKTGYHYEEDNLNIMKRFSESPPAIMIEDKAFCMGIPDVNEEINKKKTQGLSISPYSNYTGIYPTLPLYPSEMETVNHIHLPRISMEP, from the exons ATGGCAAGCAGATACCTTTTGTTTATCGCATTGCTGAACTTCATGAAAGCTGGTTCCACTCAGAATCTCACAACCTCAGTTCCAGGCTTGCAGAAAATCTCGGTTATGCCAAAAGGATGTGGACATGATATCAAATCAATGTACTTTGTACTTTGTGATTTGAATGCAACATGGGGAATTATAATTGAAGCCGTGGCAGCCTTAGGAATAGTTTTCACCTTTGTGCTATTATTGATATTTTTGGCATTGGCTCCATCAGTTATTCGGGATGAACGCAAAGGTTCCTTAGCCATTAATGCTATGTTTTTAGTAGGTGTCTTTGGCCTTTTTGCTTTAGTTTTTTCCTTTCTCATTGCACCTACTGCTGTGATATGTGAGTGCCGCAGATTTTTATTTGGAGTTCTATTTGCTATGTGCTTTTCATGTTTGGTGGCACATTCAGTCAGGCTTAACTACCTGTTGTTTCAAAATCGTGGACCTGGTGGGTGCTTGATATTTTTTTTGGCCCTTGGACTTTTCATGGTAGAGGCTATAATAAATGTTGCGTGGCTTCCCATCACAAATGTACGTCACAATCTTTTGTCTCCATCTCAGCCTGACAGCCCCTGTAATATTACCAACCAGGACTTTGTGACTGCATTGGTCTATGTGATGTTCCTCATACTGGCCTCACTATTTATTCCTTGCCCAGTGTTCTTTGGACATTATCTACAATGGAAGCGCCATGGAAAATACATTGCTTTAACAGCATTTTCTTCTCTTGTTATCTGGATAACGTGGATTGTGATGTACATCTATGGAGTTGAACAATTAGGTTACATGAAAAATTGGGATGATTTTATCCTGGCAGTTGCTTTAATAGTAAATGGCTGGGTGTtcattttgttttacattatcCCAGAGCTAGTAGAAATGACCAAGACCGGTTACCATTATGAAGAGGACAACCTAAACATAATGAAACGATTCTCTGAGTCTCCACCAGCCATTATGATTGAAGACAAGGCATTCTGTATGGGTATTCCAGACGTTAATgaggaaataaacaaaaaaaaaacacaag GCCTTTCTATTTCTCCTTATAGCAACTACACTGGAATTTATCCTACGCTGCCTTTGTACCCATCA GAAATGGAAACTGTAAACCACATCCACCTACCTAGAATTTCGATGGAACCATAG